The Camelina sativa cultivar DH55 chromosome 16, Cs, whole genome shotgun sequence sequence tttcttcCTCCGTATGCCCATTATTTAGTGCATGGTGGAAAAATCTAGGAACCAAGCTGAGTAAATATTTCCTCTGTGCTACAAAACTTACgtaaattatttactttttagagGCCAGATCAAATTTTGGAAAGAACACAGTTGATGCAGCGGTGGGCTAGATGGGAGGTAACCAAAAAGAATAGCCATCATTTAATTCATGCTGTTTCATTTATTCCCCTATATAAACATCTGGCAGAGAAGTAACTCTAGCTGGATCCTTGTATCTTTTCTGCAGATCAGCAATTTTGAGTACCTAATGCAGCTCAACACATTGGCTGGGCGTAGTTATAATGACATCTCTCAGGTAAATCTTATTCTAGTGAGAATGCTTTTTCTTGTGTGAAATCCATCATTTACTTTTGTGTTATCTTTATCTATTATGTATGTCTTTGCAGTATCCTGTTTTCCCATGGATTCTGTGCGACTATACATCAGAAATTCTGGACCTTTCAAATCCATCTAACTACAGGGATCTTTCCAAGGTGGTACTACTTGTATTTTGGCTCTATGCCTGCATATATTCCATTAAACTGAAAAATGATTGTAAATGTGGGTCTGTATATGTGCAGCCAATTGGTGCATTGAACCCGGAGCGGCTGAAAAAGTTTCAAGAACAATACTCTAGCTTCGAAGATCCAGTCATCCCGAAATTCCACTATGGTTCACATTACTCAAGTGTTGGAGTAGTAGGTTATCTTCTCTATGATATCTGCCACAATTGCTTTCATTTACGATAGTTGGATAGTTTTCACTTATGATGGTCCCTGCAGatgatttatcattttctttctctcctgTGGATAGGTGTTACATTATCTAGCTAGAGTTGAACCTTTTACAACCCTTTCAATCCAAAGGCGAGGTGGAAAGTTCGATCGTGCAAACTGCATGTTTTCAGACATTGCAGCCACTTGGAAAGGAGTTCTCCAAGATACGAGTAATGTGAAGGAGTTGGTAAGAATTGGCTCCTCCCAAAAGCAACAAATCGAGTAGCTTTAATCATTTTTCTCTTCGTTGCAAGTGCAGAGCGTAGCCATATTCATGCCTCTCATTTTGCTTGTAGGTTCCAGAGTTGTTTTACCTTCCTGAGGTGTTGACCAACGAGAACTTGGTTGAAAAACTTGGTATGAGTTTATTTCTAGTTCCTTTCCTTGTCCAGACATAATATTACTCCTATAACTAGAAACGTAACCATCTATTTATATGATATTGTAAAACTTCCCATCAGATTCTGTAAAGCTTCCTCCTTGGGCTAAAAGCCCGATTGATTTTGTACACAAACAACGAATGGCTCTCGAGAGCGAGCATGTATCTGCACATTTGCATGAATGGATTGATCTCATTTTCGGGTAGGTTTTCTTCTTGGATTAACATCTTGTCTACAACTTGggtatcaaaaacaaaaattttgtgtAAGATTAGTTGGACTTGTTTTATTACTTATGTTTTTCTTATGAATTTATTCATTTAGGTATAAGCAACGTGGAAAGGAAGCTACACtggtaaataatattttcttctacACTACCTACGAGGGGACTGTTGATATTGATAAGATCACAGATCCAGTAAGTTATCTTTGTAGTACTATTGGAGTTTTTCAGTTTCGGTATTACCCTATTTCTGAAACTTTCATGTGGCTATTTGATAAAGGTAAAACGACAGGCTACTCAAGACCAGATAGTTAATTTCGGGCAAACGCCTTTACAGCTATTGACTGTGCCTCACATTAAAAGAATGCCTCTAAAAGATGTCATTCATATGCAGGTAAATGCTTATGTAAAACATTCATAGTTCTTCCTTTGTGCTAAATTTTACCATTCAAACTTGACAAACACATTAAATTCTGTTTAGACCATCTTCCGGAATCCAAAAAGGATAAAACCGTATCCTGTTCCAGCTCCAGAACACTGCAACTTACCTGCTGCAGCCATCAAGGCATCTTCGGATACTATTGTGATTGTTGACATGAATGTGCCTGCAGCCCATATTGCCCAACACAAGTGgcaaccaaacacaattgatGGCCAAAATACTCCTTTCATCTTTCATCACGGGAAGCCGAGTTCAACTGGCGGAACATTGATACGCATGTTCAAGAGTGACTGGGAATATCCCCAAGCACAAGCATTTGCCTCATCAGGAATCAGAAGTTCGTCTGTCACTGCTATAACTAACGACGGAGAAATTATCACTGGTAAGCACTTTTTAAGGCTCTGAGCTCTGTGAAAGTTTGGTGATTGGTAATATATTTCATCATTTTATTGAAAATCCATGTATGTTAATTAGGTGGACATGTGGATAACAGCATCAAGGTAGTCTCATCTGATGGAGCGAAAACACTGGAAACAGCTTTTGGTCACTGTGCTCCTGTAACATGTCTGGCTCTGTCTCCAGGCAACAACTTCCTCGTGACAGGTTCTCGAGATGCAACTGTTTTGTTGTGGAGATTTCACAAGGGATTCACTTCTCAGACAACCGAGTCTGAGCAGACAACAAGCTCTGTAATGCCTTCCTCTGTAAGCAGCAACAACTTGGCGGACAAAGCCAAAAAGCGTCGCATTGAAGGTCCCATACAAGTGCTCCGTGGACACCAAAGAGAAGTAAGTTGTTGCTGTGTTAGCTCAGATCAAGGAATCGTCGTTTCGTGCTCAGAGTCATCAGATGTTCTATTGCATTCCATAAGGAAAGGTAGACTAATACGACGGCTTGTTGGCGTTGAGGCTCGTGCTCTTTGCATTTCTTCAGATGGAGTTATAGTAGTCTGGAGTAGCTCAGAAAGTTCTATCAGCACGTTCACCATTAATGGAGTTCTCATTTACAAAGCAAGACTTCCTTCCTCTTGTACCATAAGCTGCATGGAACTATCCATGGACGGACAAAATGTTGTGATTGGCGTGAACTCATTTTCCGTCATTGATGGATCGAGGAGTTTTAATAACGTCACTAGTGAAGAAGATTCATCAAATAGAAGCAAAGAAGTAGAGAGATTAGATATACCATCTCCTTCAATTTGCTTCCTCAACTTATACACTCTCCAGGTACTACTATAAGAACAATTTAATTAATGCAAACACTTCCTTTTTAGGATATTGTCTCCTAACAAGCCAAAAATTAATCTTCTGTAGGTATTTCATATGTTGAAGCTTGGTGAAGGGCAGGGTATAACCGCTATGGCTCTGAGCACAGACAACACTAACCTCTTAGTTACCACAGAAGATAAACAGTTGATCATCTTCACAGATCCAGCTGTAAGTTTTGTTACTCTGTTCGCATTTGCGCTTCCAAATTAATTGCTACCATCTACTCCAGTTAGAAGAACCCCTAATGGTTTTGTATCAGTTGATGATGACATAACTTTCTGTCATTGCCTTGTAGACTTGAAAATATATTGAACTATAAAATCAGCAAAAGATCATTACCTATTAAGAAAACATAACTTATGTTTGTAATTGCTTGCAGTTAAGCTCGAAGGTGGTGGATAAGACACTGAAGCTTGGCTCAGAATGACGAATGGATCTAACTGTTTCGACAATATCAACATCAATTCACCATGAATGTCTCACTCCAAGATCTTTCGGACGAAATTTGCAGCCGAGCAACAGTGGATTTGCAGAAGGAAGTTAGTTTGGCTAATGAtggggaaaaagaagaagctaagaaaATGGTGCATTTTCCAAGATATTGAATTCAAAAAACCAACTCCGACTAATTGATATGTAATGCTTTCCTTTCTATTTTTGTCAAATTATTTTACAGTTTTGGAACATAGATATCCATTAGActttgaagaagataaaaaaaaaagatgtttattCGTATAATAGAGATTATGAGTTACTTGAGCAATTCCAGCTCGGACCTATCAATTGGGATAGATCACAAGACACATACACAAAATACAACAATAGATCGACTGATCTAAATGGGGATCAAGAAGACAACCACAATTTTGCATTGATTATAGCCTCCATGCCACCCACAGACATCACTACAAAACATCGGACATTAATGGGTATGAGGGTagttgagcttcttcttcgtccatCTTCTTGCATATGTAAATAAAATGGGAATCAGGATCCTCCAGAACATAATCATGTGGCAACATTCCCTCGCTTGTCAGAGGTACAGCTTCCATACAAGATTTTTCCGACGAAATGCAACTTTCCGGCTTTTGAAATCCTGGTCTTGCTGCAAGAAACCTCAAAGGAATGAAGCAAAGAACacaatccataaaaaaaatttacaggcAAGAAAAAAGGTGGAAGCTTACGTATAATGTATAAGGAGATCTTCCAGTTGTAAGCAGGACGAGTCAAATGAGGCATTCTCACTCTGGGATCACCGTAGGTTATCTaccaaaagaaacacaaaatatcTTACATATCCTTCTAGTACCAGTGACAATGACTATGAACAGTTGCAGACATAAGTGAAAGTATATTTACCAAAAAGTAGGTCCCTCCAGGTTTAATCAGCCTGCAaaatgagagagaagagttttgTTGGTTCATGGTTCATATAAgagggaatatatatatatcaaaacagaatccaaaaaaaaaggcatCTATATGAGATGATCCAGGAGGAGCAGCCATGATATTACTATTAGTGACCTGCTAACTTCACCCAACATTCTGGTAGCACTTAGAGGAGCATCATTGCCACACTGGAATCCACCGTAccacacaaaagaagaaaacttaaaaaCGCAAGTAGACTTTTTGAATAAGAGAAACAAAGGATCAGATCCCGTACCATCAACGAATCAAGAGTTCCTACACAATCCAATAGCCACTTCAAATAAGCTTTCCACCataataaaaccaaacaaacaaaaaaagaaagaacagagCAATTTGGCTGGCTACAACATTACCTTTATCAATGACAGTATCAAAGAAATCGTCCTCAAAGTAGCTCATATCTCTAACATCCATTTGCATATCTGTTGGGTAAACAAACAGAGTATATGACCTCTAAAAGATTCTTACTTTACATATTTAAAGTATTAAAGTAAACTGGTGatgttaaaataaaagaaagtgttACACTTGAGCTGAGGAACAGAGGAATATTTGGTTTGCATCATCTCAATAGCCACAGAAGAGATATCAACATTCATAATGTCCTCGTACCCGTCCTTGACCATATCCTCTGACATCACTGCAccaaaagagaatgagaaacaATTGGATGATGCTTCTTTCGAAAGTCAAATTCAATCGATGGTAAGAGTAAGTTGTTTGA is a genomic window containing:
- the LOC104749239 gene encoding methyltransferase-like protein 13, with the translated sequence MERDVSSCNTYNYGDAHYWDARYVQDALDLNWYQRYSSLRPFVRSFVPTCSRVLMVGCGNSLMSEDMVKDGYEDIMNVDISSVAIEMMQTKYSSVPQLKYMQMDVRDMSYFEDDFFDTVIDKGTLDSLMCGNDAPLSATRMLGEVSRLIKPGGTYFLITYGDPRVRMPHLTRPAYNWKISLYIIPRPGFQKPESCISSEKSCMEAVPLTSEGMLPHDYVLEDPDSHFIYICKKMDEEEAQLPSYPLMSDVL